TCAGCAAAGCCGCTTGACGCCGTGCCGTGAGCGGATGGACAGCCAGCCAAACTGCGGCCGTACGCGAGCGCCCTCAGCGTCTCATTTCAGGCGGGAGACTCTGTTTCCACCGCGACCGCATTCGGCGCATCCATCCGCCCACTTCCACCGTCAAAGAACCGGTAGAGCGTCGGCACCACGACCAATGTGAGTAGCGTCGAGGACACTAGCCCGCCGATCACGACGATCGCCAGCGGCCGTTGCACCTCGGACCCTGGTCCGGTGGCAAACAGGAACGGCACGAGGCCGAGCGCGGCCACGGTTGCGGTCATCATCACAGGTCGAAAGCGCAAGTAGCAGCCTTCGTGAATCGCCTCCCGCACGCCATGACCGGCCTCGCGTAGACCGCGGATGCAAGAGACCAGAACCACGCCGTTCAACACCGCGATGCCCCACAGCGCGATGAAGCCGACCGACGCTGGTACGGACAAGTACTCGCCGGTGAAGTACAACGCGGCCACGCCACCGATGGAGGCGAACGGTAGCACCAGGATGATCAGCGTGGCGAATCGCAAAGACCGAAAGAGCAGGAACAGCAGAAAGAAGATGGCCCCGATCGTCACCGGCACAATGAACATCAGATGTCGCCGCGCGCGCTCCATATTCTCGAACTGGCCGCCCCAAACGAAGTAGTAACCGGCTGGGACCTTCACTTGACGTTGCACCTTCTCTTGGAGCTCGGCAACAAATCCGCCCAGGTCGCGGTCGCGGACGTTGACGCCAACGACGATGCGGCGCTTGGCTGACTCGCGCTTGATCTGGGAATAACCTTCGCGGATTTCGATGTGGGCCAGACTCCCCAGCGGAATCTGTGCTCCGGCTGGCGCGGTCAATAGGATGCGTTGGATGTCGCGCACGCTGTTGCGTAGCGCCTCCGGGTATCGCACTACGGCCTGGAAGCGCCGTTCGCCTTCGTAAATCTCCGTGGCGACTTTCCCGCCCACGGCCGCCTCAATCGAATCGTGGACCTCGGATGAGTTCAATCCGTGCCGCGCGATCGCTTGGCGGTCGATCGAGATGTTGAGATTCTGCTGGCCTGTGACCCGGTCGATCTTGATATCGGCGGTTCCACGAATCGTGTTCGCCACGCGCGCCACCTCACCAGCCTTCGACACCAGCAAGTCGAGATCGTCGCCGAAGAGCTTGACGGCCACGTCGGCCCGGACACCAGTGACCATTTCATCGACACGGTCGGAGATCGGCTGAGCCATCACGAGGTTCACACCTGGAAGGGTCATGATCCTCTTCCGTATCTCATCGGCAATCTGGTCCTGAGATAGGCCTTGGCGCTCGGCCGCCGGCCTGAGCGCCACCATGGTGTCCGTTTCGCTGTATCCGGCCGGATCCACTGGCGACTCGCCACGGCCGAGTCGCGACACGATGGAGTGAACGCCGGGGACACTCTCAATGAGACGGTGTGCCTTCATTTCCATGGCCAGCGACTCCTCCAGCGAAATGTTCGGCACGCGATCGGCGTTCGGCGAGATCGTGCCCTCCTTCATCTCGGGAATGAACGATGTGCCGAGATAGGGAAACAGCGACATGGTGGCGGCAAATAAAACCAAGGCCGAGCCGACGGTGAGCCATTCGTGGCGAGTCGCAAACTCCAGCAGGATGCGATACGGCCGCTTGAGCCAGCGCACCACAAACGTGTCGTGCTCCGCGCCGCCCTTCAACAGCAGGAGCGACAACACCGGCGACAGCGTTAGGGAGAGAAGTAGAGAAACGGCAAGCGCGATCGCGATCGTGTAGGCCAACGGCGCGAACATCTTGCCCTCCATGCCTTCGAGCGTCATCAACGGCAAGAACACCATGATGATGATGCAGATTCCAAAGACCACGGGCGTGCCGACTTCCAGCACGGCCTCATAAATCACCTTGAGACGATCCTCCCCCGGATTCTTGCCCAAACGGGCGAAGGCGTTCTCCACGACGACGACCGAGCCGTCGACCATGAGCCCGATGGCAATGGCCAGTCCGCCGAGCGACATGAGATTCGCCGACAGGCCGTAGCGGTTCATCACCACGAACGTAAGCAGCGGCGTTAGGATCAGGGTCGCTATCACGATCAAGCTGGAGCGCAGGTCGCCGAGAAACAGAAATAGAATCACCACCACCAGAACAATGCCTTCCACCAGGACGCGGCTCACCGTTTCGAGCGCCGCGTCGACCAACTCTGACCGGTCGTAGTAAGCCGAGATCCGCAGGCCATTCGGCAACATCGCTTTGGTGTTGATCTCGTCAACACGCGCTTTCACCGCCTGCACCACCTCTTTTGCGTTGGAGCCCGCATTCATCATGACGATGCCACCGACGGCTTCCGTGTAGCCGCCCTTGATCATGGCGCCGTAGCGAGTCTCTTCCCCCAGACGAACCTCCGCCACATCGCGGATGAACACCGGAGTGGAACCGACCTCTTTGAGCACGACGGCGCGAATGTCATCGAGATTCTGAAACAGGCCCAGTCCGCGGACCAGTAGAATCTCCGGTCCTTTT
The nucleotide sequence above comes from Verrucomicrobiota bacterium. Encoded proteins:
- a CDS encoding efflux RND transporter permease subunit, with amino-acid sequence MLAGVVRNALHQRVVIVVLAFIAVAFGVDAARKLSVDAFPDVTNVQVQVATEVPGRSPDEVERIVTIPVEIGMTGIPGLVEMRSQNEPGLSIVTLVFDDDTPVYFARQLVSERMGDVRGRLPEGINPVLGPVSTALSEVYQYTIEHPRDGKRPLSKAELTERRIVQDWVARPLLRSISGVAEINSTGGYVKQYQVLVDPIRMRYYGVTIHDVHEALARNNLNSSGGILPKGPEILLVRGLGLFQNLDDIRAVVLKEVGSTPVFIRDVAEVRLGEETRYGAMIKGGYTEAVGGIVMMNAGSNAKEVVQAVKARVDEINTKAMLPNGLRISAYYDRSELVDAALETVSRVLVEGIVLVVVILFLFLGDLRSSLIVIATLILTPLLTFVVMNRYGLSANLMSLGGLAIAIGLMVDGSVVVVENAFARLGKNPGEDRLKVIYEAVLEVGTPVVFGICIIIMVFLPLMTLEGMEGKMFAPLAYTIAIALAVSLLLSLTLSPVLSLLLLKGGAEHDTFVVRWLKRPYRILLEFATRHEWLTVGSALVLFAATMSLFPYLGTSFIPEMKEGTISPNADRVPNISLEESLAMEMKAHRLIESVPGVHSIVSRLGRGESPVDPAGYSETDTMVALRPAAERQGLSQDQIADEIRKRIMTLPGVNLVMAQPISDRVDEMVTGVRADVAVKLFGDDLDLLVSKAGEVARVANTIRGTADIKIDRVTGQQNLNISIDRQAIARHGLNSSEVHDSIEAAVGGKVATEIYEGERRFQAVVRYPEALRNSVRDIQRILLTAPAGAQIPLGSLAHIEIREGYSQIKRESAKRRIVVGVNVRDRDLGGFVAELQEKVQRQVKVPAGYYFVWGGQFENMERARRHLMFIVPVTIGAIFFLLFLLFRSLRFATLIILVLPFASIGGVAALYFTGEYLSVPASVGFIALWGIAVLNGVVLVSCIRGLREAGHGVREAIHEGCYLRFRPVMMTATVAALGLVPFLFATGPGSEVQRPLAIVVIGGLVSSTLLTLVVVPTLYRFFDGGSGRMDAPNAVAVETESPA